The Astyanax mexicanus isolate ESR-SI-001 chromosome 6, AstMex3_surface, whole genome shotgun sequence region tacagctctggaaatatgaagagaccactttagtttctgaatcagtttctctgattttgctatttataggtatatgtttaagttaaatgaacattgttgttttttattctataaactgtggacaacatttctcccaaatattgtcatttaaatcatgtatttacagaaaataagcttagctttcagaactcaaataaagcaaacaaaacaagttcaagGATAAAAACAAACTGTAGAAGAAACATGTTCCACAaagttgaaaatatatatattttttattgctttattgacATGACAAAGCCATAATCAGGCATGTATAAGATGTAACTAATTATATACTATttagtattatattataaaatttatttaaaaaaatgataataagtgaaaaaaaattgaaatgtttaatgtttctacctataaaaacattaaacagcaatcttaaaaacaaaattatttaagACTCACTCTTCCCTCACTCATGCGCTCAGAGATATCCTCATTCTCTTACTCTAAAATCTCACTGATTCCCCCCctcccttctttctctttctctgtcagtATGCAGTTAAGGTTCTATCGTGTGGTTTTGGGGGACTATGATCTCTATAAGTATGAAGGCGGTGAGCAGCCCCGTTCTGTGAGCAGGATCATCATGCATCCTGGCTGGACTGGAGATCTTGTAAATGGGTGTGTATGCTATGATATTTATGATAGTACAATTTAATACAAAGTATTCAATGCAGTCTATTTAattgtcattttatttaaacacatatatagtCTTTATTATATTTTCTGACTTTAATGAATGTATGTCTTGTGTGAATATCAGAAATGACATTGCGTTGCTGAAGTTGTCGTCTCCAGTCTATGGCAATAGCTACACCGAAATTGCAAATTTCCCGTACCCTGACCAGACTTTGCCTAATGGTTTTACCTGCTACATCACTGGATGGGGACTTCTGGCCAGTGAGTTTGAATAGCTCTGTCACACTCTCATTTTGTGTGATGTGTGGCATTGAAAATAACATCATCTGTAAAATTGAATAATCTACATTACTTCATTTCCATCACATTTCCCCAGTACTTGGCTTTCAGCTGGTGGTACTACCCCAGACATTCTGCAGGAGGCGCCCATTCCTGTGGTGGAGCACTCTGTGTGTGCCTCTCCTGGTTGGTGGAGCACTGCAGTCAAGAAAACCATGGTGTGTGCTGGAGGAGATGGCAAAACCTCTGGCTGCCAGGTACAGACATCTCATAGACGTGTAAACTGTGTTTTAATAGTGAAGGATGGAAACGGAGGTTATAGAAATGTTACCATTACAGCTTGATGTGTTTTAATTCATCATGTTTTTTGGGTCGCAATTTAcagtcattaagagcatttatttgcagaaaatgagaaatggcttaaataaaaaagatacggagctttcagacctcaaataatgcaaagaaaacaagttcatattcataaagttttaagagttcagaaatcaatatttggtggaataaccctggtttttaattacagttttatgcatcttggcatgttcttctccaccagtcttacacactgcttttggacaactttatgtcactcctggtgcaaaaaatcaagcagttcagcttagtttgatggcctgtggtcatccatcttcctcttgattatgttccagaggtttttaatttggtaaaatcaaagaaactcatcatttttaagtggtttcttaaaatttccagagctgtttatttacCATTGCACCCTTAAAAGGAAACAGACACTCCAAATGAGTGATCACATCACCAGAGAAATTGTTACAAAATTGTCAGTTGCAATACCATTCTGACCAAATCATGGTGTCTGTGTCTTTAATGCAAGTTCTTGGGACGGCAGCCCCAAGTTATGATCGTGCACTTCTTTTCTGAGTCACGTCATGATAGGCTTGCATGACTGCTCACCAAGCTTAATTCCAGTCAGATAAATCTTTCTGATTGCAACTAtgttttatgtgtatatttatttgaTATGCTTTCCTTTAACTTTCATTCTGACTATACCCTTTTCTAAGTGTAACCTATTCCTCTGGGTTGACTGAACTGTTTCAGG contains the following coding sequences:
- the LOC103036513 gene encoding elastase-1, translated to MIRLVVLLSCLGLIQATALPDLTVSNERYTGKVVGGSNAHPSMWRWQASLQYDNWNTGSFAHICGGSLISSLYVMTAAHCILDMQLRFYRVVLGDYDLYKYEGGEQPRSVSRIIMHPGWTGDLVNGNDIALLKLSSPVYGNSYTEIANFPYPDQTLPNGFTCYITGWGLLATGGTTPDILQEAPIPVVEHSVCASPGWWSTAVKKTMVCAGGDGKTSGCQGDSGGPLNCYTDGAWRVHGVVSFGPASNCNIYTKPTVFTRVSSFMDWIYSEMV